A single window of Cataglyphis hispanica isolate Lineage 1 chromosome 2, ULB_Chis1_1.0, whole genome shotgun sequence DNA harbors:
- the LOC126859001 gene encoding probable Rho GTPase-activating protein CG5521 isoform X2, which translates to MFSKKLHVDVKKSTLKIQDVKKDSATRFKHLKIVLENVDTDEAKGFFEGNFSHVYFILYDCFVSAEANLRQRVHKAHREELEQVLQLLEKVLTLLPELLNRRWQCHSLARILQKLLHPGNSWKLRRQAIRYFILWYQALGENAPEHIHQMFASLVPGFPPHQASPYKCDRKTENKKEKLMKTANSEEKDKKEFYDTQLGQSTFHDNGSNQCPISQVDGGPILPPQSGEKPLDNETVRFLEALLEFMVTQVVKIEWRDKSTRQYKTFQFLLERFKATYLRHICPEFDDNFSLYKPNLELPTMRKSMNQNQNNYVLCKVAVIKWIASFTHVAKKEGIFAQLSQSTTPNEENTESELRRVSVTQSSTDSNLLSPESTISQQDSQSQEDNTVSAIMLVREVLYGNRDNVNFVHELYRQAFLLDFNHAGAIRKAIAVYKDWIQMNEIPPFMLEPLDGHKDRDSEESQRKDAIETEKSPSESYRQTRLRNDSYLGAIHRENLFIRAGLQNVLQIFITQASNVFFLENSGPASPTLLEEQTDSCKRVLNVYRYVVMHSRLEPATWEQLLRVLLQITSLVLSEKSSRRKHQETIGGKLAPAIFQTLIVTWIKANLNVVISTQLWDQFLEVLTSLTQWEELIREWAKTLDTLTRVLARHVYNLDLNDLPLDRLSEQKSKKRRGVGSRAASTGSVQPVRKDSVDQENNVMPKESVTDHPLRDMRKVRPLPRSASDNTIYSGKTRTKLHRQRTHTIHSGIPVLPLSIEQDMARLLSSNSSSATSRKILSSRRAKSLDSIVIVDSEPPSPRCPSPTPSSGVDSNKDSPIQIENIDGSSIDTNDASERRSVMAGGGVRGWLPDVAVVLWRRMLSALGDVNNIQDPVLHGQVMDYLVQLTQTLIKIRLNQGVSGDNQVTPPAPELIPPLTVIAPWCFKAIQLPEKYESGKLAAYRLICLLTVQPLDISLPKQHLTLFYRAVHSGIASNDSKVLHVLVKYTGPRLFSLNLPGSSLLILDYIHAANVILSSQDIEAPRTEAVSIIGSLLSLPAAIVKLPMLQPNGPDIVTMTCPEAKEHIVTILLRSCRREPTGIARCLALSSIAIFAYKELSYKTQHPRIPEAVTVLLLALRQMQGTEHRRAGFCFPLMDQASHVTVAQVACDSLLLLCDKADVLLELYPNVPSKIIQILSDTLGRMTTRERRGSLTVSMLFCLGEWAMHLGPTVLLQVFQGKHLLMTLFTVLNNIVQNKIGKEFIKTAKSNPEDDDDFDPNITLDNLVNVPSSKSPNKGNIQSVQLAAKMVMMHLINHLGHFPMGIGAARLSSLVVELDDVPGIDGDELSSAIFQAPNIQLLMLSNSIIMSLVELAALDAPGGGVTAGLTTAPSLVRVLLRDLAGKASWDSSILYSQPFVEDDLPLPFAKPVDWNTKLHTDDLNSVITPHNCTPRHTIRHREPHILPTFANAASDMDNLDDLLQYIGHTSPEVLTNPEIALNAPANPPQGHYLESETIATILNQRNAEQEHVNNWSQHISMSASAVSPPSCRPPPAPFHHCRLLFSHLGLSGWELRKRLHLLAKNEKLVRELRNLDSQRSRETHKIAVIYVSQGQEDKNSILSNVTASKEYESFIARLAWEVELESHTGFLGGLVPGKASGVTAPYYATSFTEVLFHVATRMPSDSPESLLQKTRHLGNDEIHIVWSEHWRDYRRDIIPTEFCDVLIVIYPLQNKLYRIQISRKSEIPFFGPLFDECIVEDKVLPGLVRTTALAASRAKRSTLTLYQNYYEERARSIDTVMRNHKEPTTFEEFAANVYSPVQPPSPFSGTSSVSGSTTSVQSTASSNLAAALIDSHQGRSGLRSTSTASSDNRANRVSDGSRVWFSNDIPESTTLHGISPRPVKKMSFKTGPKQRANTQSTPPDSPRNK; encoded by the exons ATGTTCAGCAAGAAACTTCATGTTGACGTCAAAAAGTCGACGCTCAAGATCCAGGATGTCAAGAAGGATAGCGCGACACGGTTCAAACATCTCAAGATTGTGCTAG aaaatgtGGATACTGATGAGGCAAAGGGCTTTTTTGAGGGTAACTTCAGCCATGTCTACTTCATCCTGTACGATTGTTTTGTATCTGCTGAAGCAAATCTTCGACAACGTG tgCATAAGGCACACAGAGAAGAGTTAGAACAAGTATTGCAGCTTCTGGAAAAAGTTTTAACTCTTCTTCCTGAGCTGCTCAACAGACGATGGCAATGTCATAGTTTAGCACGGATTCTGCAAAAGTTGTTGCATCCTGGTAACAGTTGGAAACTTCGTAGACAAGCCATAAG gtattttattttatggtaTCAAGCCCTTGGAGAAAATGCTCCCGAACATATACATCAAATGTTTGCCAGCTTGGTGCCTGGATTTCCGCCGCATCAAGCGTCGCCTTACAAATGCGATCGTAAAACagagaacaaaaaagaaaaactcatGAAAACAGCTAATTCCGAAGAAAAAGACAAGAAAGAATTCTATGATACGCAACTCGGACAGAGCACCTTTCATGACAATGGATCAAATCAATGTCCTATCAGTCAAGTTGATGGCGGGCCTATCTTACCACCGCAAAGTGGAGAAAAACCACTTGACAATGAGACTGTTAGGTTTTTAGAAGCGTTGCTCGAATTTATGGTCACTCAg gTGGTGAAAATAGAATGGCGGGATAAATCTACGCGACAATAcaaaacttttcaatttttattagaacgcTTTAAAGCAACATATCTTCGTCACATTTGTCCGGAATTTGATGACAACTTTTCACTGTATAAACCTAATCTGGAATTACCTACAATGCGAAAATCGATGAATCAAAATCAGAATAATTATGTGCTCTGTAAAGTCGCTGTAATCAAATGGATCGCAAGTTTCACACATGTTGCTAAAAAGGAAGGAATTTTTGCACAACTTTCGCAAag TACAACACCAAATGAGGAAAATACTGAGTCAGAGTTACGCCGTGTGTCTGTTACTCAAAGTTCTACGGATTCGAATTTATTGTCACCCGAATCGACTATATCCCAGCAAGATAGTCAAAGTCAGGAAGACAATACTGTTTCGGCGATCATGTTAGTTAGAGAGGTTTTGTATGGGAATAGAGATAATGTAAACTTTGTACACGAATTATACAGACAGGCGTTTCTTCTGGATTTTAATCATGCGGGAGCTATAAGGAAAGCTATTGCCGTTTATAAAGATTGGATTCAAATGAAT GAAATTCCTCCGTTTATGTTGGAACCATTAGACGGTCATAAGGATCGAGATTCGGAAGAAAGTCAGAGAAAGGATGCCATTGAAACGGAGAAGAGTCCTTCTGAAAGTTATCGACAGACAAGATTAAGAAACGACTCTTATCTTGGCGCTATACATCGGGAGAATTTATTCATTAGAGCAGGCTTGCAAAatgttttgcaaattttcattACTCAAGcatcaaatgtatttttcttagaGAATTCGGGACCTGCATCTCCAACATTACTTGAGGAACAAACGGACAGTTGTAAGAGAGTCTTAAATGTGTATCGATACGTTGTTATGCACTCTAGACTGGAACCAGCAACTTGGGAACAGTTGCTTAG AGTATTACTCCAAATTACATCGCTCGTATTGAGTGAGAAATCATCTCGTCGCAAACATCAAGAAACTATCGGCGGGAAACTTGCTCCTGCGATATTCCAGACTTTAATTGTTACATGGATCAAGGCTAACTTAAACGTGGTTATTTCTACTCAGTTGTGGGACCAGTTCCTAGAAGTGTTAACATCGTTAACACAATGGGAAGAGCTAATTCGAGAGTGGGCG aaaACTCTGGACACGCTGACAAGAGTATTGGCGCGTCATGTATACAACTTGGATTTGAACGATCTACCTTTAGATAGACTTAGCgaacaaaaatcaaaaaagcGACGTGGAGTTGGAAGTCGCGCAGCATCGACAGGAAGTGTACAGCCAGTTCGAAAAGATAGTGTCGATCAAGAGAATAATGTTATGCCGAAAGAAAGCGTTACAg ATCATCCGTTGCGCGATATGAGGAAAGTACGGCCGTTACCGCGCAGCGCGAGCGACAACACTATATACAGCGGCAAAACTCGTACAAAATTGCATAGACAACGCACGCATACGATACACAGTGGCATTCCCG TACTCCCCCTATCGATAGAACAAGATATGGCGCGGTTACTGTCAAGCAATTCATCGTCGGCGACCAGTCGGAAAATATTATCCAGCAGACGTGCCAAATCTTTGGATAGCATTGTTATAGTCGATAGCGAACCACCGTCGCCACGATGCCCATCGCCGACACCCAGCAGTGGCGTCGACAGCAACAAAGATAGCCCGATAcagatagaaaatattgatgGTAGCAGTATTG ATACAAACGATGCATCTGAGAGGAGATCAGTTATGGCAGGCGGAGGAGTACGTGGATGGTTACCAGATGTGGCTGTCGTTTTATGGCGCCGTATGCTATCAGCACTGGGGGATGTCAATAATATTCAAGATCCTGTTTTGCATGGCCAAGTGATGGATTATCTCGTGCAACTCACACAAACATTGATTAAg ATACGTTTAAATCAAGGAGTATCTGGAGATAATCAAGTAACACCTCCGGCACCAGAATTGATTCCACCATTAACAGTCATTGCACCTTGGTGCTTCaag GCGATTCAACTTCCTGAGAAATACGAAAGTGGCAAATTGGCCGCATATCGTCTTATATGTCTCTTAACTGTGCAACCATTGGATATCAGTCTACCGAAACAGCATCTTACGCTTTTCTATCGCGCCGTTCATAGTGGGATTGCTAGTAATGACAGTAAAGTACTACACGTACTCGTAAAGTACACAGGACCTAGATTATTTAGTCTGAATCTACCTGGATCGAGTCTCTTAATTCTGGACTACATACATGCTGCTAATGTGATACTTAGCAGTCAAGACATTGAG gcGCCAAGGACAGAAGCTGTTTCTATTATCGGTTCGTTGTTATCCTTACCTGCTGCAATAGTTAAACTACCCATGTTACAACCGAATGGACCTGACATTGTAACTATGACGTGTCCAGAAGCAAAA GAGCATATTGTAACAATACTTTTGCGAAGTTGTCGACGAGAACCCACTGGAATTGCGAGATGCCTGGCTCTATCAAGTATTGcgatatttgcatataaagaATTGTCCTACAAAACACAACATCCAAGAATTCCAGAGGCTGTTACAGTCCTTCTTCTTGCACTTAGA CAAATGCAAGGAACGGAGCATCGCAGAGCTGGTTTCTGTTTTCCTTTAATGGATCAG GCTTCACATGTCACAGTTGCTCAGGTTGCATGTGATTCTCTTCTACTTCTTTGCGATAAAGCCGATGTGCTGTTAGAATTGTATCCTAATGTGCCATCTAAGATAATACAG ATCTTGTCGGACACACTAGGGCGAATGACAACGCGAGAAAGACGTGGCTCACTGACAGTGTCGATGCTATTTTGCTTGGGTGAATGGGCTATGCATTTAGGACCGACCGTATTACTACAAGTGTTTCAAGGAAAACATCTTCTAATGACCTTATTTACA gtGTTAAACAACAtagtgcaaaataaaattggaaaagaatttataaaaaccgCTAAGAGTAATCCAGAGGACGATGATGATTTTGATCCTAATATTACATTGGATAATTTGGTCAACGTGCCTTCCTCGAAATCACCTAACAAAGGAAATATTCAGTCTGTACAATTGGCAGCAAAAATG GTAATGATGCATTTAATCAATCATTTGGGACACTTTCCAATGGGTATTGGAGCCGCGCGTCTTTCGTCTTTGGTCGTCGAGCTGGACGACGTTCCTGGAATCGATGGAGACGAATTGTCTTCTGCCATTTTTCAAGCGCCTAATATACAGCTCTTGATGCTTTCTAATTCAATCATAATGTCATTAGTAGAATTGGCGGCACTGGACGCACCTGGCGGAGGAGTTACAGCCGGTTTGACTACGGCTCCTTCTTTGGTCAGAGTTTTGTTGCGCGATCTCGCTGGAAAAGCTTCCTGGGACAGTTCGATCTTATACAGCCAACCTTTTGTCGAGGATGATTTACCATTGCCATTTGCGAAGCCtg ttgATTGGAACACGAAATTACATACGGACGATTTGAACAGTGTCATCACGCCTCACAATTGTACACCCAGACATACGATACGACATCGTGAGCCTCACATATTGCCGACTTTTGCGAACGCTGCGAGCGATATGGACAACTTGGATGAT ctTCTTCAGTACATAGGACACACGAGTCCAGAAGTTTTGACTAACCCGGAGATTGCTCTTAATGCTCCTGCTAATCCACCCCAGGGACATTATCTTGAAAGCGAGACTATCGCGACGATTTTGAATCAAAGAAATGCCGAGCAAGAACACGTGAACAATTGGAGTCAACACATCAG tATGAGTGCATCGGCAGTTAGTCCACCATCGTGCCGTCCGCCACCGGCGCCGTTTCATCACTGCCGCCTTCTATTTTCACATCTAGGTCTGTCTGGTTGGGAGCTGCGCAAAAGATTGCATTTGCTGGCGAAAAATGAGAAGCTCGTACGTGAACTCCGTAATCTCGACAGCCAACGTTCCAGAGAGACGCACAAGATAGCGGTCATTTACGTCAGCCAGGGTCAGGAAGACAAAAACTCCATACTAAGCAACGTCACTGCCAGTAAGGAGTATGAGAGCTTTATCGCGAGGCTCGCTTGGGAAGTTGAATTAGAATCGCACACGGGTTTCCTTGGCGGCCTGGTACCTGGGAAAGCATCCGGTGTTACCGCACCATATTATGCTACATCATTCACCGAAGTTCTGTTTCATGTTGCTACGAGAATGCCGTCGGATAGTCCCGAGAGTTTATTGCAAAAA ACACGACATCTTGGCAATGATGAAATCCACATAGTTTGGTCGGAACACTGGCGAGATTATCGTAGAGATATCATACCCACAGAGTTCTGCGATGTTTTGATAGTCATTTATCCGCTACAAAATAAGCTATATCGAATACAGATCTCGCGAAAATCGGAAATTCCGTTTTTCGGGCCTTTATTCGACGAGTGCATTGTGGAGGATAAGGTATTGCCAGGTTTAGTGAGAACGACCGCATTAGCCGCGAGTAGAGCTAAACGGTCTACGCttacattatatcaaaatta ttACGAAGAAAGAGCGCGATCTATCGATACTGTTATGAGAAATCACAAAGAACCTACAACGTTCGAGGAGTTTGCGGCTAACGTTTATTCACCGGTGCAACCGCCAAGCCCGTTCAGCGGAACTTCGTCTGTCTCTG GCTCTACAACAAGCGTGCAATCCACAGCATCATCAAACCTCGCGGCAGCACTTATTGATTCGCACCAAGGACGTTCCGGTCTACGCAGCACTTCGACAGCTAGCAGTGACAATCGTGCGAATAGAG TTTCTGATGGAAGCAGAGTGTGGTTTAGCAATGACATCCCCGAGAGCACTACGCTTCACGGAATTTCACCAAGACCTGTAAAAAAGATGTCCTTTAAAACTGGACCAAAGCAGAGAGCTAACACGCAGTCCACTCCACCAGATAGtccgagaaataaataa